The Neobacillus sp. OS1-2 genome includes a window with the following:
- a CDS encoding molybdopterin-dependent oxidoreductase: MKKQLPPGQFETEKWPILFKGDVPEFNESTWNFRLFGEVKEERSLSYKEIMELPKTISSVNMHCVTTWSKFDTTFEGIALRELLKFVEMNEGAKYIKIYGYYNRDRFGYSANLPLEPLLGDDSLFVYRWKDKHHDWQDIDPKHGYPLRYIPPEVFYLWKGSKWVSGIEFMKEDKAGFWEEFGYSMTANPFKEERYR, encoded by the coding sequence ATGAAAAAGCAGCTTCCACCTGGCCAATTCGAAACAGAAAAATGGCCGATACTGTTCAAAGGGGATGTTCCCGAGTTTAATGAAAGCACATGGAATTTCAGACTATTTGGTGAGGTGAAGGAAGAAAGGTCCTTATCCTATAAAGAAATCATGGAGCTACCAAAAACCATATCAAGCGTTAACATGCATTGTGTTACCACCTGGTCCAAATTTGATACAACCTTTGAAGGAATTGCACTTAGAGAGTTATTGAAATTTGTTGAAATGAATGAAGGTGCAAAATACATTAAAATCTACGGGTACTACAATAGGGACAGATTTGGTTATTCTGCGAACCTGCCCCTAGAGCCTTTATTAGGGGACGATTCATTGTTTGTATACCGGTGGAAGGATAAACATCATGATTGGCAGGATATTGATCCAAAACATGGTTATCCACTTAGGTACATTCCACCAGAAGTATTTTATCTATGGAAAGGCTCAAAGTGGGTGTCAGGAATTGAGTTTATGAAAGAAGACAAGGCTGGTTTTTGGGAAGAGTTTGGCTATTCGATGACAGCAAATCCATTTAAAGAAGAGCGGTACCGTTAA
- a CDS encoding sialate O-acetylesterase: protein MKSILVIGQSNMAGRGFMEEVSPIYNEHIHMLRNGRWQMMAEPINFDRHVSGVGPAASFAQAWTDDNPGEFIGVIPCAEGGSSIDEWAIDGLLTRHAISEAKFAMETSEIVGILWHQGESDSYGERYKTYENKLLSLFKHLREELNAPDIPIIIGELGHYLGEVGFGKSAVEYKQINQILSKVAHSEKNCYFVTSKGLTANPDGIHIDAISQRKFGLRYYEAFSKQKHVLDSLDVEHEWVEKAAKRELTKNERIFVQSTKFALGQLSFEEFSLTISKINESK, encoded by the coding sequence ATGAAATCTATACTAGTAATCGGACAATCAAACATGGCTGGCAGAGGATTTATGGAGGAGGTATCGCCAATTTATAATGAGCACATACATATGTTGCGGAATGGAAGATGGCAAATGATGGCAGAGCCAATTAATTTTGACCGTCATGTATCTGGTGTTGGGCCGGCGGCCTCTTTTGCTCAGGCTTGGACGGATGATAATCCGGGCGAGTTCATTGGGGTCATACCATGTGCCGAAGGAGGAAGCTCTATTGATGAATGGGCAATTGATGGTCTATTAACCAGACATGCGATTTCTGAAGCAAAATTCGCTATGGAAACAAGTGAAATAGTGGGGATTCTGTGGCATCAAGGAGAAAGCGACAGTTACGGAGAACGTTATAAGACATATGAAAATAAATTACTCTCATTATTTAAACATTTGAGAGAAGAATTAAATGCACCGGATATCCCGATTATTATTGGCGAGTTGGGGCATTATCTTGGAGAAGTAGGATTTGGAAAAAGTGCTGTAGAATATAAACAAATAAACCAGATTTTATCTAAAGTGGCTCATTCCGAAAAAAATTGTTATTTTGTAACATCAAAAGGCTTAACTGCAAATCCAGATGGAATACATATTGATGCTATTTCCCAAAGGAAATTTGGATTAAGATACTATGAAGCTTTTTCAAAACAAAAACATGTTTTAGATAGTTTAGACGTAGAACATGAATGGGTTGAAAAGGCAGCAAAACGTGAACTAACTAAAAATGAACGGATTTTTGTTCAAAGTACGAAGTTTGCCTTAGGACAATTGAGTTTTGAGGAGTTTTCTCTTACGATCTCCAAGATTAATGAAAGTAAGTAA
- a CDS encoding PAS domain-containing protein yields the protein MPEEKLSDLISPEAVINFETGAIKASTLDSIINLLPFEMGFCDANDIFRWYSNNPNRVHGRRKEAIGRPVLELHPKVAHHVEKLLNDFRSGTRDEWEFWFPKRHGEVGQIYQKFMAVRDENGKYLGCMDVTVNIDLFKGKEGKNTPDTIEEFIAINPK from the coding sequence ATGCCTGAAGAAAAATTGTCAGATTTAATTAGTCCTGAAGCTGTGATAAATTTTGAAACTGGGGCAATTAAAGCAAGCACATTGGATTCAATCATTAATCTTTTGCCATTTGAGATGGGCTTTTGCGATGCTAATGATATTTTCCGCTGGTATTCAAATAATCCAAACCGCGTGCATGGTCGCCGCAAAGAAGCGATTGGTCGTCCAGTGCTTGAGCTTCACCCAAAAGTGGCTCACCACGTTGAGAAATTGTTGAATGACTTCCGTTCAGGAACACGCGACGAATGGGAATTTTGGTTCCCAAAACGGCATGGTGAAGTGGGTCAAATTTACCAAAAATTCATGGCAGTACGTGATGAGAACGGAAAATACCTTGGCTGTATGGATGTGACCGTTAATATCGACCTTTTCAAAGGAAAAGAAGGCAAAAATACCCCTGATACAATTGAGGAATTTATTGCTATTAATCCTAAATAA
- a CDS encoding DUF4870 domain-containing protein has protein sequence MENKGFKILIHASTWFAPILVPIITYLISSDREIKSLSLQALVFHIVIGILISVSAVFSWLLIGIPFLIIFGLIAIIAPIVGIVKAVNDRPFRYPIIGSWF, from the coding sequence ATGGAAAATAAGGGTTTCAAAATATTGATTCATGCTAGTACTTGGTTTGCACCTATCCTAGTTCCCATTATCACATATTTAATCAGTTCAGATCGAGAAATTAAAAGCTTATCCTTACAGGCTTTGGTCTTTCATATTGTAATCGGTATTTTAATTTCAGTGTCTGCTGTTTTTTCTTGGCTATTAATCGGGATTCCATTCCTCATTATTTTTGGACTCATTGCGATAATCGCTCCGATTGTTGGAATTGTTAAAGCAGTTAATGACCGTCCTTTTCGATATCCCATTATTGGATCATGGTTTTGA
- a CDS encoding DUF3231 family protein yields MNVNEFGFLWYLQSSSNMVNIILKNLIDTAEDQDLRGVLDEIYSLSTFQEKEATKILNDSGYNETPFFSEVDLSNSSVKLFTDPLIIEVHKHITGNGMRILASQYAELTDMNVKKFFSEVLIKLIQIDESLLGLLKEKNLLQNSPFLYMKAHERESKLFKVVSTQLRPLNAVELVHMCSPLQCNNVGVALCTAFADVVKDDESKRLFNEGKKLAFHQAATLSDILRENGVSTTTGLESFVHKVHESPFSDKLMTNLIMYLNPIGIINLQNAAVSSYKRNHVKILHELIEQVQSFSEKGFKLLVKKGWFNEPPVTSKSIKY; encoded by the coding sequence ATGAACGTAAATGAGTTCGGCTTTCTTTGGTATCTACAATCAAGTTCAAATATGGTTAATATTATTTTGAAAAATCTTATCGACACGGCTGAGGACCAAGATTTGAGAGGTGTTCTCGATGAAATCTATTCATTATCTACATTTCAAGAAAAAGAGGCTACAAAGATATTAAATGATAGCGGTTATAATGAAACGCCGTTTTTCAGCGAAGTGGATTTATCTAACTCCTCAGTAAAGCTTTTTACCGATCCATTAATCATTGAAGTTCATAAGCATATTACCGGAAATGGGATGCGGATCCTCGCTTCTCAATATGCAGAACTAACGGATATGAATGTAAAGAAATTCTTTAGTGAAGTCCTTATTAAGCTTATTCAAATTGATGAATCGCTTCTAGGTTTATTAAAAGAAAAGAACTTGTTACAAAACAGCCCATTTTTATACATGAAAGCACATGAACGAGAGAGTAAACTGTTTAAGGTTGTATCTACACAATTGAGACCACTTAATGCAGTAGAATTGGTACACATGTGCAGTCCACTTCAATGCAATAATGTTGGTGTTGCTTTATGCACTGCATTTGCTGATGTTGTAAAAGATGATGAGTCAAAGCGACTATTTAATGAGGGCAAGAAATTAGCATTTCATCAAGCTGCCACTTTATCGGATATTTTAAGGGAAAACGGTGTTAGTACTACAACTGGACTAGAGAGCTTCGTTCATAAAGTCCATGAATCTCCATTTTCAGATAAGTTAATGACAAATCTAATAATGTATTTAAATCCCATTGGAATCATAAATTTACAAAACGCTGCTGTATCTAGTTATAAGAGGAATCATGTCAAAATACTACATGAATTAATAGAACAGGTTCAAAGTTTTTCAGAAAAAGGGTTTAAACTATTGGTTAAAAAAGGTTGGTTTAATGAACCACCAGTAACTAGTAAGTCAATTAAATATTAA
- the sigJ gene encoding RNA polymerase sigma factor SigJ gives MQEMYKKYKRLLFKLAYQLTGSVSDAEDVVHDVFIKLYEVPPEKLAEPKAYLCKMVTNRCHDLQKSARKKREQYFGEWLPEPLSNSQEDSMDSVIREDELSYGILVLLEKLTPTERVVFVLREALSFEYQEIAEIIQKSEANCRKIFSRAKAKMGIDAEEEVHLEAVSQDLVHDFIIGLKNGNLNQVISMLDHNVVLVSDGGGKVTAAVEPIETRDNVAEFLFGPVRRASMVEGVSHIEISQINGQPALILRSNEGIHTVGMIHVEKNMIRNIYIVRNPDKLKHVRI, from the coding sequence ATGCAAGAGATGTACAAAAAATATAAAAGGCTACTATTTAAACTCGCATACCAATTGACAGGATCGGTTTCAGATGCGGAAGATGTTGTCCATGACGTGTTTATAAAATTATATGAAGTTCCCCCGGAGAAGTTGGCTGAACCTAAAGCGTATCTTTGTAAAATGGTAACGAATCGTTGTCATGATTTACAAAAATCAGCGCGCAAGAAGAGAGAACAATATTTTGGAGAATGGCTTCCTGAACCCTTGTCTAATTCTCAGGAGGATTCAATGGACTCAGTTATCCGTGAAGATGAATTGTCTTATGGAATACTTGTGCTACTTGAAAAGCTTACACCAACGGAACGGGTCGTTTTTGTCCTTCGTGAAGCACTTAGCTTTGAATATCAAGAGATAGCAGAAATCATACAAAAAAGCGAAGCGAATTGCCGTAAAATATTCAGCCGTGCAAAAGCAAAAATGGGGATCGATGCTGAAGAGGAAGTTCATTTGGAAGCTGTTTCTCAAGATTTAGTTCATGATTTTATCATAGGACTCAAAAATGGGAACCTGAATCAGGTCATTTCTATGCTTGATCATAATGTTGTACTGGTCTCAGACGGTGGCGGCAAAGTAACAGCTGCTGTTGAACCAATTGAAACACGAGATAATGTTGCCGAGTTTCTATTTGGCCCAGTTCGTCGCGCATCAATGGTGGAGGGAGTATCGCATATTGAAATCAGCCAAATTAACGGTCAACCCGCGCTTATTCTTCGTTCAAACGAAGGTATTCATACCGTGGGGATGATTCATGTCGAAAAGAATATGATTCGCAATATATATATTGTCCGGAACCCAGACAAGCTGAAACATGTAAGAATATAA
- a CDS encoding spore germination protein, giving the protein MGQFAKSDGRKKLNTNDSKSTENNSQTIGKSILENEQMFKSLFLHSSDIMYREITIHDQTKLLMIYVDGMVNTDMIISNILEPLMYKGLPQGLGSIESVIEMFEQERFSVLQTKKVSNIEEISDHILKGNLAILVDGEHFALLADVKKIETRSISESAIEPVLRGSRESFTENLRTNTTMMRRILATPKLKIESLKIGKLTKTDVAVVYIEGIVAPPVLNEVLKRLKCIQTNGILESGIIEQYLEEAPFSPFPQILNSERPDVAAASLLEGRVAILTNGTPFSLIVPMTFWSGLQAPDDYHQRFLFVAMIRWVRYIFTILSVFLPCIYIALTNFHPEMVPPELMLNIASLRESAPFPTVIEVLLMEFMFEGLQEAGLRLPKQIGPLVSIVGALVIGEAAVSAGIISAPVVIVVATGGIASFIIPRYSFSFPLRMLRFPLIILSGILGIFGIAIGISAILIHLLHLQSFGTPYLSPVAPLKMRGLKDVLLRWPQKMVKKEGDQL; this is encoded by the coding sequence ATGGGACAGTTTGCGAAATCAGATGGACGAAAAAAACTAAATACCAATGATAGTAAATCTACTGAAAATAACAGTCAAACTATTGGAAAAAGTATTCTTGAGAATGAGCAAATGTTTAAAAGCCTGTTTCTTCATAGTTCAGATATTATGTATCGTGAAATTACGATTCATGATCAAACGAAGCTTTTAATGATTTATGTTGACGGTATGGTTAATACGGATATGATTATTTCGAACATCCTAGAACCATTAATGTACAAAGGACTGCCCCAAGGTTTAGGGTCGATAGAGAGTGTTATTGAGATGTTTGAACAGGAGCGTTTTTCTGTTCTCCAAACAAAGAAGGTTTCCAACATAGAGGAAATATCTGACCATATTTTAAAGGGAAATCTTGCAATTTTAGTCGACGGAGAACATTTTGCTTTACTTGCAGATGTTAAAAAGATTGAGACTCGAAGTATAAGTGAGTCTGCCATCGAGCCTGTCCTTCGGGGATCAAGAGAAAGTTTTACCGAGAATCTGCGAACCAATACTACAATGATGCGCAGGATATTAGCCACTCCAAAGTTGAAAATCGAATCCCTGAAAATTGGAAAACTGACGAAGACGGACGTAGCCGTTGTCTATATTGAAGGAATTGTCGCACCACCTGTTCTCAATGAAGTTCTTAAAAGACTAAAATGCATACAAACAAATGGAATTCTTGAATCGGGCATTATCGAACAATACCTTGAGGAAGCACCATTTTCTCCCTTTCCACAAATTTTAAATAGTGAGCGTCCGGACGTTGCTGCAGCAAGTTTGCTTGAAGGAAGGGTCGCCATCTTAACCAATGGAACACCCTTTTCCCTTATCGTTCCAATGACGTTTTGGTCTGGATTACAGGCACCAGACGATTATCATCAACGGTTTTTGTTTGTCGCCATGATTCGATGGGTTCGCTATATTTTTACCATTCTCTCAGTTTTTCTACCGTGTATTTATATAGCGTTAACCAACTTTCATCCAGAGATGGTTCCTCCAGAACTGATGTTGAATATTGCATCACTGAGAGAAAGTGCACCATTTCCAACAGTGATTGAAGTCTTATTGATGGAGTTTATGTTTGAAGGCTTACAGGAAGCTGGGCTCCGCTTGCCAAAACAAATTGGTCCTCTTGTTAGCATTGTTGGGGCGTTGGTAATTGGAGAAGCAGCCGTTAGTGCCGGAATTATCTCAGCACCGGTTGTTATTGTCGTTGCGACAGGTGGAATCGCTTCGTTTATTATTCCTCGATATAGTTTCAGCTTCCCTTTAAGGATGCTTAGGTTCCCTTTAATCATACTCTCGGGAATATTAGGTATATTTGGAATAGCAATTGGAATTAGCGCTATTCTCATCCACCTCCTGCATCTTCAATCATTTGGGACACCTTATCTTAGTCCGGTGGCTCCGCTTAAAATGCGCGGATTGAAGGATGTGCTGTTACGATGGCCGCAGAAAATGGTTAAAAAAGAGGGGGACCAATTATGA
- a CDS encoding Rrf2 family transcriptional regulator: MQYSVGVEYALHCLVYLIDLPYKESVGIKDLAEFQGLSETFLSKVFGKLSKAGIVSSVPGVKGGYRLSKSPEDISFWDVIEAIEGAKPIFQCKNIKDNGYLYRDGCCKAPSFCTINLVMLSAEEKMRDDLRSKTLSWLNEELDRVLPKQIREDTQNYFSKSNK, from the coding sequence ATGCAGTATAGTGTCGGAGTTGAATATGCATTACATTGTCTGGTTTATTTAATTGATCTTCCTTATAAGGAAAGTGTTGGGATAAAGGATTTGGCTGAATTTCAAGGACTCTCTGAGACATTTCTTTCAAAAGTCTTCGGTAAATTATCAAAAGCTGGCATTGTAAGTTCTGTCCCTGGTGTAAAAGGCGGATACAGGTTATCTAAGTCCCCAGAAGATATTTCCTTTTGGGATGTAATTGAAGCCATTGAAGGTGCTAAGCCTATTTTTCAATGTAAAAATATTAAAGATAATGGTTATTTATATAGAGATGGTTGCTGTAAAGCTCCCTCCTTTTGCACCATCAATTTAGTTATGCTCTCTGCGGAAGAAAAAATGCGTGATGACTTACGGAGTAAAACACTTTCATGGTTAAATGAAGAACTTGATCGTGTCTTACCAAAACAAATACGTGAAGATACCCAGAACTATTTTTCGAAGAGCAACAAATAA
- a CDS encoding carboxymuconolactone decarboxylase family protein: MTLENKIDYYNLAPDAMKIMMDMEKYTKSTGIDRKLRELIKIRASQINGCAFCLNMHTADARKMGETEQRIYCVSAWEECEFYTEAEKVALELTEHVTLIPTKRVPDVLYKRVREHYDEKQYVDLVLIINQINNWNRISIAMGNTATEK; this comes from the coding sequence ATGACATTGGAAAATAAAATAGACTATTACAACTTAGCACCTGATGCCATGAAAATTATGATGGATATGGAGAAATACACGAAATCAACAGGTATAGACCGTAAACTTCGGGAATTGATAAAAATTCGCGCTTCACAAATTAACGGATGTGCATTTTGTTTGAATATGCATACAGCAGATGCTCGGAAAATGGGTGAAACAGAACAAAGAATATACTGTGTCAGTGCATGGGAAGAGTGTGAATTCTATACAGAAGCAGAAAAAGTAGCTTTGGAGTTGACCGAGCATGTGACATTAATCCCGACAAAACGTGTACCAGATGTGCTTTATAAACGAGTGCGTGAACATTATGACGAGAAACAGTATGTTGACCTTGTTCTAATCATTAATCAAATTAATAATTGGAATAGAATTTCTATTGCAATGGGGAATACAGCAACCGAAAAATAA
- a CDS encoding ATP-binding protein — protein sequence MKQAGTLYFFCGKMGAGKSTKSKQLAKDKHAVLLSEDEWLSSLYPNQITSFEEYLKFSAQLKPLVKKHVQNLLSVGADVVMDFPANTHKLRKWFLDLVSEVNASHQLIYLNLTNEQCLHQIAQRRNAQPERAAFDTEAVFVHVTKFFEAPEASEGITILEFSGKE from the coding sequence ATGAAACAAGCGGGGACGCTATACTTTTTCTGTGGAAAAATGGGAGCAGGAAAATCAACCAAATCAAAACAGTTGGCAAAAGATAAACATGCGGTACTGTTATCTGAGGATGAATGGCTTTCATCTCTTTATCCCAATCAGATCACATCATTTGAGGAATATCTAAAATTCTCAGCACAGCTAAAGCCGTTGGTGAAAAAGCATGTCCAAAACCTATTAAGTGTCGGTGCAGATGTAGTGATGGATTTTCCCGCTAACACTCATAAACTACGAAAATGGTTTTTGGATTTGGTATCAGAAGTTAATGCAAGCCATCAACTAATTTACCTTAATCTAACTAACGAGCAATGCTTACATCAAATTGCCCAAAGGCGTAACGCACAACCAGAAAGAGCAGCTTTTGACACGGAAGCGGTGTTTGTTCATGTTACTAAATTTTTTGAAGCACCAGAAGCATCCGAGGGAATCACTATTTTAGAGTTTAGCGGAAAAGAATAA
- a CDS encoding Ger(x)C family spore germination protein has protein sequence MKSTAIIFFQLLIPLLMTTGCWNLKEPDQLAFVGGNGLDLTEDGKLEASALLVTPSGVGGGQSGGDKKGSFHVMNATGKNVSDALANMQTMISRVVFAGHRDIFLVGQKLAEKGMGDTIDPFMRSAQSDMRAMIYVVKNGRPKDVFSSKPFFDPFITTTLSDEQEAIGLKPYLAREFVVDVLSDGTQPLLPAVSLNPSKQYSYSGTAILNKDDGVKLVGFLDKKESTYALWIADRISSFILTTFVPEGDGNISLTIDTIGRRIKAKQIEERIQIDVHLIGEGAIIENNTNLDPSKREDLLLIQEKVNQKTKKSIEQLVKKVQEEYQMDIFGFGETVHQQYPRQWKKIKQNWPKTFPTVDVLVKVELQCNDSGLANSSLNRR, from the coding sequence ATGAAGAGCACAGCCATAATTTTTTTTCAATTGCTCATTCCTCTATTAATGACAACTGGATGTTGGAACCTCAAGGAACCTGATCAACTCGCTTTTGTTGGTGGGAATGGTCTTGACTTAACGGAAGATGGAAAATTAGAAGCAAGTGCACTTTTGGTGACACCTTCGGGGGTTGGAGGTGGACAAAGTGGTGGCGATAAGAAAGGGAGCTTCCATGTGATGAATGCGACCGGAAAAAATGTTTCCGACGCATTGGCTAACATGCAGACCATGATATCTCGGGTTGTGTTTGCCGGACATCGCGATATTTTCCTTGTCGGACAAAAATTGGCAGAGAAAGGAATGGGAGATACCATCGACCCGTTCATGCGTAGTGCTCAATCCGATATGCGTGCAATGATATATGTGGTGAAAAACGGTCGACCCAAAGACGTCTTTTCTAGTAAGCCTTTTTTTGATCCTTTTATTACAACAACACTTTCAGATGAACAAGAAGCAATAGGTTTGAAACCCTACTTAGCCCGTGAATTTGTAGTGGATGTTTTGAGTGATGGAACCCAACCTTTATTACCGGCTGTAAGTTTAAATCCGTCCAAGCAATATAGTTATAGCGGAACTGCTATCCTAAACAAAGATGATGGGGTAAAATTGGTGGGATTTTTGGATAAAAAAGAATCTACTTATGCCCTGTGGATTGCAGACAGAATATCCAGTTTTATTCTCACTACTTTCGTACCTGAAGGGGATGGAAATATTAGTTTAACGATAGATACAATTGGTCGACGTATCAAAGCAAAGCAGATCGAAGAACGGATCCAAATTGATGTCCATCTCATTGGAGAAGGAGCGATTATCGAAAACAATACCAACCTAGATCCATCAAAACGAGAGGATCTTTTACTCATACAAGAGAAAGTTAATCAAAAAACTAAGAAATCAATAGAACAGCTCGTCAAAAAAGTTCAGGAAGAATACCAAATGGACATCTTTGGGTTTGGTGAAACTGTTCATCAGCAATACCCTAGACAGTGGAAAAAGATAAAGCAAAACTGGCCCAAGACCTTTCCCACGGTAGATGTATTGGTAAAAGTAGAGCTTCAGTGCAATGATTCGGGCCTAGCCAATTCGTCATTAAATAGGCGTTGA
- a CDS encoding endospore germination permease: MKLSETQLVWVIATTEIIAMIGLKITPTIQIAKQDAWLSMLVGGIIGLAITFLAVKLSMLHPHQTLVQYSQELLGKWLGRLIVLPFLLAWFILPAILLRSFADFIHLVLLNRTPVWLIILLFIGLMTYLTYSSGIMGIGRYCELVGPSIIITLFISFLLNVRNIKWHHILPIYFDSGEINILKGSIAPAFWFSGPFVLLVIISFIQSPKKVLAKSMLGVGITVFMVCSSTLMVLLVFGPNLAAKLKFSYFVSVRTIDILSFIQNADVFIMFIWVFGVIAQSSLYIFIACYETANCLKVKDWRKIIWFGIPMIFITAIVIPDETAITLFDKYWTAVVYPLCGILIPLFLLIISYFKKKERVKSI, encoded by the coding sequence ATGAAGCTTTCAGAAACACAGCTGGTTTGGGTTATTGCAACGACTGAGATCATTGCGATGATTGGATTAAAAATCACACCAACGATACAAATAGCGAAGCAAGATGCGTGGCTTTCCATGTTGGTTGGAGGTATCATTGGCTTAGCTATTACCTTTCTTGCCGTGAAACTAAGCATGCTCCACCCTCATCAAACCTTGGTCCAATACAGCCAGGAACTGTTGGGCAAATGGTTAGGGAGATTGATTGTTCTCCCTTTTTTACTTGCCTGGTTTATCCTGCCCGCGATTTTACTGCGTTCTTTTGCAGACTTTATTCATCTTGTCCTACTTAACAGAACACCAGTATGGTTGATCATACTCCTCTTTATTGGATTAATGACTTATTTAACTTATTCCTCGGGAATTATGGGAATCGGCCGTTATTGCGAACTAGTGGGGCCCAGTATAATTATAACGTTGTTCATTAGCTTTTTGTTAAATGTCCGAAACATAAAATGGCATCATATCTTACCTATCTATTTTGATTCCGGGGAGATAAACATTTTAAAAGGATCTATTGCTCCTGCTTTTTGGTTCTCAGGTCCGTTCGTTTTATTGGTTATCATCTCATTTATACAGTCTCCAAAAAAAGTACTGGCCAAATCTATGCTAGGTGTGGGCATTACCGTTTTTATGGTTTGTTCTTCGACACTTATGGTGCTGCTGGTTTTTGGTCCTAATTTAGCAGCCAAATTAAAATTTTCTTATTTTGTGTCTGTTAGAACCATTGATATATTAAGTTTCATTCAAAATGCCGATGTGTTTATTATGTTTATCTGGGTCTTTGGAGTGATCGCCCAATCATCCCTTTATATTTTTATTGCATGTTATGAAACGGCAAATTGTTTGAAGGTAAAAGATTGGCGAAAAATCATTTGGTTCGGCATACCCATGATTTTTATCACGGCAATAGTAATTCCGGATGAGACGGCTATTACACTATTCGATAAATATTGGACAGCTGTGGTATACCCTCTATGCGGTATCTTGATACCGCTATTCTTATTGATCATTTCTTACTTTAAAAAGAAAGAAAGGGTTAAGTCCATTTAA
- a CDS encoding carboxymuconolactone decarboxylase family protein yields the protein MTERINYMKESPEFFKKLMELSMQEKESTIEESIRHLVHIRASQMNGCGFCFDMHVKEAKMHGERELRLYHIAIWRESTLFSPRERAALAWTEILTKIPEHGVPDDMYDRVRGQFSEKELSDLTFSIMGINAWNRINVAFKTVPGSADKAYGLTKAGLS from the coding sequence ATGACTGAACGTATTAATTATATGAAAGAATCACCAGAATTTTTTAAGAAGTTGATGGAACTTAGCATGCAAGAGAAGGAAAGTACAATTGAAGAATCAATCCGTCATTTAGTTCACATCAGAGCTTCACAAATGAATGGATGTGGCTTTTGCTTTGATATGCATGTTAAAGAAGCTAAAATGCATGGTGAGAGAGAGCTTCGTCTCTACCACATTGCAATTTGGCGTGAATCAACGCTATTTAGTCCACGTGAGCGTGCAGCATTAGCATGGACAGAAATCTTGACAAAAATACCTGAGCATGGTGTACCTGATGACATGTATGACCGTGTTCGTGGTCAGTTTTCAGAAAAGGAATTATCAGATCTTACATTCTCAATTATGGGAATTAATGCTTGGAACCGAATTAATGTTGCTTTCAAAACGGTACCAGGATCAGCTGATAAAGCGTATGGATTAACAAAAGCTGGCCTAAGCTAA